The Pygocentrus nattereri isolate fPygNat1 chromosome 2, fPygNat1.pri, whole genome shotgun sequence genome has a window encoding:
- the klhl20 gene encoding kelch-like protein 20, with the protein MDITSRCTLGDPNKLPEGVPQPARMPYVSDKHPRQTLEVINLLRKHRELCDVVLVVGAKKIYAHRVILSACSPYFRAMFTGELAESRQTEVVIRDIDERAMELLIDFAYTSQVTVEEGNVQTLLPAACLLQLAEIQEACCEFLKRQLDPSNCLGIRAFADTHSCRELLRIADKFTQHNFQEVMESEEFMLLPANQLIDIISSDELNVRSEEQVFNAVMAWVKYSIQERRPQLPQVLQHVRLPLLSPKFLVGTVGSDPLIKSDEECRDLVDEAKNYLLLPQERPLMQGPRTRPRKPIRCGEVLFAVGGWCSGDAISSVERYDPQTNEWRMVASMSKRRCGVGVSVLDDLLYAVGGHDGSSYLNSVERYDPKTNQWSSDVAPTSTCRTSVGVAVLGGYLYAVGGQDGVSCLNIVERYDPKENKWTRVASMSTRRLGVAVAVLGGFLYAVGGSDGTSPLNTVERYNPQENRWHTVAPMGTRRKHLGCAVYQDMIYSVGGRDDTTELSSAERYNPRTNQWSPVVAMTSRRSGVGLAVVNGQLMAVGGFDGTTYLKTIEVYDPDANTWRLYGGMNYRRLGGGVGVIKMTHCESHIW; encoded by the exons ATGGACATCACCAGCCGCTGCACTCTGGGTGACCCCAACAAGCTGCCGGAGGGCGTGCCACAGCCTGCCCGCATGCCCTATGTCTCAGACAAGCACCCGCGCCAGACGCTGGAGGTCATTAACCTGCTGCGAAAGCACCGGGAGCTGTGCGACGTGGTGCTGGTGGTGGGGGCTAAGAAGATCTATGCGCATCGTGTCATCTTGTCTGCCTGCAGCCCCTACTTCAGGGCCATGTTTACTGGAGAGCTGGCTGAGAGCCGGCAGACTGAAGTGGTCATCCGTGACATTGACGAGCGTGCCATGGAGCTGCTCATCGACTTTGCGTACACCTCACAG GTGACCGTGGAGGAGGGTAACGTACAGACCCTACTGCCCGCTGCCTGCCTGCTTCAGCTGGCTGAGATTCAGGAGGCCTGCTGCGAGTTCCTCAAGCGCCAGCTCGACCCCTCCAACTGCTTGGGCATCCGGGCCTTTGCCGACACACACTCATGCCGGGAACTGCTGCGCATTGCAGACAAATTCACCCAGCATAACTTTCAGGAG GTGATGGAGAGTGAGGAATTTATGCTGCTCCCAGCCAATCAGCTGATTGACATCATCTCGAGTGACGAGCTGAATGTGCGCAGTGAGGAGCAGGTGTTTAATGCGGTCATGGCCTGGGTCAAATACAGCATCCAAGAGCGCCGGCCACAGCTCCCCCAG GTCCTCCAGCATGTCCGTCTTCCTCTTCTGAGCCCCAAGTTCCTGGTGGGAACAGTGGGTTCAGATCCACTAATCAAGAGTGATGAGGAATGTAG gGACCTGGTGGATGAGGCAAAGAACTATCTTCTCCTTCCTCAGGAGCGCCCCCTCATGCAAGGACCGCGCACACGACCGCGGAAGCCTATCCGCTGTGGGGAAGTCCTGTTTGCTG TAGGAGGATGGTGTAGTGGCGATGCCATTTCGAGTGTGGAGCGATACGACCCCCAGACCAATGAATGGAGAATGGTGGCATCAATGAGCAAGCGGCGTTGTGGAGTGGGTGTCAGTGTCCTGGACGATCTGCTGTATGCTGTTGGTGGACACGATGGTTCGTCCTACCTGAACAGTGTGGAGAG GTATGACCCTAAGACTAACCAGTGGAGCAGTGATGTGGCACCCACTAGTACATGCAGGACCAGTGTGGGTGTAGCCGTGTTAGGTGGTTATCTGTATGCTGTTGGTGGGCAGGATGGCGTCTCATGTCTCAACATTGTAGAAAG GTATGACCCTAAGGAGAATAAATGGACCCGGGTGGCCTCCATGAGCACCCGGCGTTTAGGAGTGGCAGTAGCAGTTCTGGGAGGATTTCTGTATGCAGTTGGAGGCTCAGATGGCACTTCCCCCTTAAATACAG TGGAGAGGTATAACCCTCAGGAGAACCGCTGGCACACGGTGGCACCCATGGGCACACGGCGGAAACACCTGGGCTGTGCCGTCTATCAAGACATGATTTACTCGGTGGGTGGCCGGGACGACACCACAGAACTGAGCAGCGCTGAGAGATACAACCCCAGAACCAATCAGTGGTCTCCTGTGGTCGCCATGACGTCCAGGCGCAGTGGG GTTGGCTTAGCTGTAGTGAATGGCCAGTTGATGGCAGTAGGGGGATTTGATGGCACTACCTACTTAAAAACAATAGAAGTCTATGACCCTGACGCTAACACGTGGag gCTCTATGGTGGAATGAACTACAGGAGATTAGGAGGTGGGGTTGGGGTGATTAAAATGACTCACTGTGAATCACATATATGGTAA
- the cenpl gene encoding centromere protein L isoform X1: protein MEGQNSVVNTPAHRPDTRRSKSYGRSCVEPPSLFWQTPGHLTTLGHRIPTSRRAAKSHNITTKVDPEQVALLIKNEWKLSHVTPLYRFRHTQLKLYSKHLAAFIIAEKQQGVAVEVGVEAGFKVTFSAVLGIAETKEDAETVFIQVHSKPLFSADTPKAVWRGWLTCVNGDPEYLRSLPPDFVSLPLFCSSGPEYLTALVKSWFERTFDCSFGSLYLNSTMLNWLAALWTGCHPTSNIRYLKLAWNMPSQPPLDIAYTVNPQDAWELWNSIHTEDSTDDRINIEEVQLFMNGLEIHFFRHFKIYLSAGTLTKVSTALGSAHHDGKIKIGSSDYITTLLTLLTECALMKTPV, encoded by the exons ATGGAGGGACAAAACAG TGTTGTGAATACCCCAGCACACAGGCCCGATACAAGAAGAAGTAAGAGTTACGGGCGAAGCTGTGTGGAACCTCCGTCTCTTTTCTGGCAAACCCCGGGACACTTAACCACCCTCGGCCACAGGATTCCAACCAGCAGAAGGGCTGCCAAGTCCCATAATATTACT ACTAAGGTTGACCCAGAGCAAGTGGCTCTTTTGATCAAAAACGAATGGAAGCTGTCCCATGTCACCCCTCTGTACCGGTTTcgacacacacagctgaaactgTACTCCAAGCACCTTGCTGCTTTCATCATAGCAGAGAAACAGCAGGGTGTTGCAGTTGAAGTTGGAGTAGAGGCTGGTTTCAAGGTCACGTTCTCTGCTGTTCTTGGAATAGCTGAGACAAAGGAGGACGCTGAAACTGTTTTCATTCAA GTACATTCTAAGCCTTTATTTTCAGCAGATACTCCAAAGGCAGTGTGGCGTGGTTGGCTGACGTGTGTTAATGGTGATCCAGAATATCTGAGGTCACTGCCACCTGACTTTGTTAGCTTGCCCTTGTTCTGCAGCAGTGGGCCGGAATACCTTACAGCTCTTGTCAAGTCTTGGTTCGAGCGTACATTTGACTGTAGTTTCGGCTCGCTGTATCTAAATTCCACCATGCTAAATTGGCTTGCTGCTTTGTGGACTGGCTGCCATCCCACCAGTAATATCAGGTACTTGAAGTTGGCATGGAACATGCCCTCTCAGCCACCTTTGGACATTGCATATACAGTCAACCCACAGGACGCATGGGAACTATGGAACAGCATTCATACAGAGGACAGCACAGATGACCGGATCAATATTGAGGAAGTCCAGCTTTTTATGAATGGGCTGGAGATTCACTTCTTCCGACATTTTAAAATCTACCTTTCTGCCGGGACCCTCACAAAGGTCTCTACTGCCCTTGGTTCAGCACATCATGATGGGAAAATAAAG ATTGGCAGCAGTGACTACATCACCACCTTACTGACCCTGCTAACGGAATGTGCCCTCatgaaaacacctgtttga
- the cenpl gene encoding centromere protein L isoform X2 — protein MECNALVVNTPAHRPDTRRSKSYGRSCVEPPSLFWQTPGHLTTLGHRIPTSRRAAKSHNITTKVDPEQVALLIKNEWKLSHVTPLYRFRHTQLKLYSKHLAAFIIAEKQQGVAVEVGVEAGFKVTFSAVLGIAETKEDAETVFIQVHSKPLFSADTPKAVWRGWLTCVNGDPEYLRSLPPDFVSLPLFCSSGPEYLTALVKSWFERTFDCSFGSLYLNSTMLNWLAALWTGCHPTSNIRYLKLAWNMPSQPPLDIAYTVNPQDAWELWNSIHTEDSTDDRINIEEVQLFMNGLEIHFFRHFKIYLSAGTLTKVSTALGSAHHDGKIKIGSSDYITTLLTLLTECALMKTPV, from the exons ATGGAGTGCAACGCACT TGTTGTGAATACCCCAGCACACAGGCCCGATACAAGAAGAAGTAAGAGTTACGGGCGAAGCTGTGTGGAACCTCCGTCTCTTTTCTGGCAAACCCCGGGACACTTAACCACCCTCGGCCACAGGATTCCAACCAGCAGAAGGGCTGCCAAGTCCCATAATATTACT ACTAAGGTTGACCCAGAGCAAGTGGCTCTTTTGATCAAAAACGAATGGAAGCTGTCCCATGTCACCCCTCTGTACCGGTTTcgacacacacagctgaaactgTACTCCAAGCACCTTGCTGCTTTCATCATAGCAGAGAAACAGCAGGGTGTTGCAGTTGAAGTTGGAGTAGAGGCTGGTTTCAAGGTCACGTTCTCTGCTGTTCTTGGAATAGCTGAGACAAAGGAGGACGCTGAAACTGTTTTCATTCAA GTACATTCTAAGCCTTTATTTTCAGCAGATACTCCAAAGGCAGTGTGGCGTGGTTGGCTGACGTGTGTTAATGGTGATCCAGAATATCTGAGGTCACTGCCACCTGACTTTGTTAGCTTGCCCTTGTTCTGCAGCAGTGGGCCGGAATACCTTACAGCTCTTGTCAAGTCTTGGTTCGAGCGTACATTTGACTGTAGTTTCGGCTCGCTGTATCTAAATTCCACCATGCTAAATTGGCTTGCTGCTTTGTGGACTGGCTGCCATCCCACCAGTAATATCAGGTACTTGAAGTTGGCATGGAACATGCCCTCTCAGCCACCTTTGGACATTGCATATACAGTCAACCCACAGGACGCATGGGAACTATGGAACAGCATTCATACAGAGGACAGCACAGATGACCGGATCAATATTGAGGAAGTCCAGCTTTTTATGAATGGGCTGGAGATTCACTTCTTCCGACATTTTAAAATCTACCTTTCTGCCGGGACCCTCACAAAGGTCTCTACTGCCCTTGGTTCAGCACATCATGATGGGAAAATAAAG ATTGGCAGCAGTGACTACATCACCACCTTACTGACCCTGCTAACGGAATGTGCCCTCatgaaaacacctgtttga